The Mesorhizobium loti DNA segment AAAGCTGCGCCAACCGCACGGTCGATCTCTACCGCGCCACCGCCTTTCCCGGCGGCTGGGTCAAGGAAGCGACGCTCTTGTCCGACATCGTCGCCAGCGACGCCACGCTGGTCGAGCATGGCGGGCGCTGGTGGCTGTTCGCCACCGTCCGCGACGGCGGCGGCGCCTTCTCCGACGCGCTGCATCTGTGGTCGGCGCCGGACTTTCGCGGACCTTGGACGCCGCATCCCAAAAATCCCGTACTGGTCGACATCGCCTCGGCGCGGCCGGCCGGCCGCATGGTCGAACGCAATGGCCAATTGCTGCGTCCGGTGCAGGATTGCCGCAGGAGTTATGGTGCAGCCCTCGGCATCGCACGCGTCGCTCACCTTGATTTGAACGGCATGGAGCAGGACGTCGAGACCATCTTAACTCCTGGCGCGCTATGGAATGGACGCAAGCTGCACACGCTCAACGAGGCGGGCGGCCTGGAATTCATCGATGGCTCGGCGATCGCGCCGCGCTGGAAACAACAGGCCCGGCGTTAAGGTAAACAAGTGTTACTACCGGGCACGCGCATGGGTTGCTTGAGGTTGATAAAAGGCTGGAAGATATTTTCCACCACAGATTGTAGAGAGAACAATGACCAGCAGAAAGGGCAGTTGACATGACCCCCGCTGAGGCTGCCCCGGCCGAAGTCGACGTGGCGATCATTGGCGCCGGAATGGCTGGCACCACTCTGGCAACGGTGTTGGGAAACGCCGGCCGCAAGGTGGCGCTGATCGACCCGCACCGCGTCCATCACGACGAGTTCCGGGCCGAGAAGATCGGCGCGAACCAGATGCAACTGTTCGAGAAGCTCGGTCTCGACAAGATGGTCATGCCTCTCGTCACCCCGTTTACCGACGTCGATGTCTTCCGCCTCGGTCAATTCTTCGCGCGTGAAAAGAAGTGGGAATACGCATTTTCCTACGGCGCGCTGATCAATGGCCTGCGCGATGCCTTGCCGTCGCAGGTACCGCTGACAGTCGGCAAGGTAACCGAGGTCTTGACCGGGCCGGACCGGCAGCGGCTTGTGCTGGCCGACGGCACCGTCATCAATGCCCGCCTGCTGGTGGTGGCCACCGGCTACAGCGAATTGGTGCGGCGCGCCATCGGCGTCGAGCGCATCGAACTGTCGAAGGCGCATTCGCTGTCGATGGGATTCGACCTCGCCATTGCGCCGCGTGATTGCGCCTTTCGGGCCGTCACCTGCTACGGCAAGCGGGCCTCGGACCGCGTCGCCTATCTCACCGTCTTTCCCATCGGCGACCGGATGCGGGCGAACATGTTCGTCTATCGCACCGTCGCCGACCAGTGGACGCGCGATTTCCGCGCCGATCCGCAAAAGATGCTTTGCGAACTGATGCCCGAAATATCGGCGCAGTGCGGCAACTTCGAAGTGGCAAGCCCCGTCGAGGTCAGGCAGGTCAATCTGACCACGACGCAAGGCCATCGTCGCGACGGGGTCGTCTTCATTGGCGATGCATTCGTGACGACATGCCCGACGCCGGGCGTCGGCATCGGGCGGGTCATGATCGATGTCGATCAGCTCCATTCGGTTCACATTCCGCGCTGGCTGGAAACGCCAGGCATGGCGGCTGACAAGATCAGCGCTTTCTATGACGACCCGGTCAAGGTGGCCTCCGATGAGGAAGGCATGCGCGTGAGCATCTACGCCAAGCAGATCACCACCGAAACCGGACTGGAATGGCGCGTGCGGCGCCTGCGCAACAACACGGCGCGGCAGCTGATGATCCTCGGCCGCAAGGTGCGCCAACTGGCACCGCGGCGGGAGCCCGGCATGGCGTGAGGGTCTTCCCCCCTCACCCCAGCTGCAAGCCGGCCTTCCTCGCCGCCTCGCGCAGGAACGGCAGGCCGACGCCGATCACATCGTCGGGATTCTCCGCCACCGGCCGCCACACGGCGAGCCCGCCGGCGATGTCGACATCGACATGGTTCATGCTTTCCAGCGTGATGGCGCCGGTGTAGCCGATATCGGCTATGGCCTTCATGCAGGCCGCCCAGTTGAGCATGCCGCGACCCGGCACGCCGCGATTGGCTTCCGAGACGTGGACATAGCCGAGATAGGGTGCTGCCGCCCGGAAACCGGCCTCGAAACTCTCCTCCTCGATATGCATGTGATAGGTGTCGAGATGGATGAAGATGTTGTCGGCGCCGACACGTTCGATGATGCGCGTGGCGTCGATGCCGCGGTTGATCAGATGCGTCTCGTAGCGGTTGCAGGGCTCGATGCCGAGCTTCAGCCCATGCGCCTTGGCGGCCTTGGCGGCGCGCACCAGGAAGCGGCACATGCCGTCGATCTCCTGTTCGGTTGGCGCCCGTCCGGACGTCTTGCCGATCGTGCCATAGGTGACGCCGCCCAGCCCGCCGCTGCCCACCGCTTCGCAGACGCCGAAGGCCGGTTCGAGAAAGGCCAGCGCCTCATCCGGCCGTGCCACAACATCGAGTGAAGCAGGCAGCCCAAGCGACGGAATAAGCTCGACATTCCACCGTTCAGCGAAAGCGCGCGTGCGCACAGTGTCGATCTCCTCGGGACGCAGCAGCGGGATTTCGAGCAGGCCGATGCCGAGCCCCTTCAGCCGCTCCATCTGCGGTTCGATCAGCTCCAGATCCCAGACCGGGGCGATGGCGAAAGTGTGCAGTCCAAAAATGTTCATCTCAGCCTCTCTGTTCGTGCGCCGCCGCGGCCGCGGCGTTGCCAGCGGTGCGGCTATTGCAGGCTTCCGGAATGCGGGCCGTTGCCTGGCGAGCCAACGGATTCCCGCATCAAAACCCGGCAAGGCTCGAGCCGCGCGGTCGGCGGCCCCGCCTCGCCTTCAATCCTGGCAAACAGCGCCTCCATGGCGTGGCCGGCGATCTGGCGCACCGGCTGCACGACGGCGGCGATGGCCGGCCAGGTCACCTGCATCCATTCGGCATCATCGAAGCCGACCAGCGAAATGTCGTTGGGGCAGTGCCAGCCGCGCCGGCGGAACTCCGACAGCGCCACCAGCGTGCCCTTGAGGAACAGCGAATAGACCGCCGTCGGGCGTTCGTTCCGGCCTTCGCCCTTGTCAAAATAGTCGCGCAACTGCGCCCTGAGCGGCTCGACATCGGTTTCGGCAAGCACGACATCGATGCGCACATCCGGCGCCAGTTGCAGCGCGGTGGTGCGGAACCCGTCGAGACGGGCGCGCACCGTCGCCGCCTGCTCGCCAAGGCCGACCACCAATATGTGGCGATGCCCCTTGCCGATCAGCGCGTGCGCCACTTCGGCGCTGGCCGCGGCACTGTCAGCCGACACCGTGTCGAAAGCGTCGTCGGAGAGCACGCGGTCGATCAGCACGCCGGTCATGCCGTTGGCCTTCATGAAGGCGGCCGCCGGGCCGTGCTCGTTGCGCACCGGCGCCAGCACCACGCCCGCGACGCGCCAGTCATGCATGCGGGCGAGGATTTCCGTTTCACGTGCTTCGGATTCGCGGCTCGATGCCGCCACCAGCGTGTAGCCGCGCTGCTCGGCGAGGCTTTCGAGCTGGGTGACCATCTGACCGAAGAATTCGCTTTCGAATTCCGGCATGATGGCGCCGATGATGCGGCGCTTGGCCCGGCGCATGTCCGAGGCCAGCGGATCGACGCGGTAACCAAGCTGTTCGATGGCATCGAGGACGCGCTGCGCATTCTCGGGCTTGACCGTAGTGACGCCGGCCATGACCTTGGAGACGGTGGCGGCGGACACGCCGGCGCGGCTGGCCACGTCGTGGATCGACGCACGCCGCTGCTGGTCCTGCCTATGCGCCATTGCTCCTCCTCCCGAGGCGCGGACAGAGGCATTTTCTGTCCGCTCGAGAAATGAGTAAATCGATTTTTCGCGGTTGTAAATCGGTTCACCGGCGGTATTTTAACCGCCGAGCCGCATATCGCCCCGCAACTGTACAACGGTTTTGGGATAACGACATGCGCAAAGCAAAAACGCGCGATAGCATCGCGCCGGGGAGGAATCGTCATGCCAAACAAGACCTTGCCGCTGGTCGTCAGCGCGCCGGAACCACGCTCGCTCGAGTTGATCT contains these protein-coding regions:
- a CDS encoding monooxygenase FAD-binding protein, with protein sequence MTPAEAAPAEVDVAIIGAGMAGTTLATVLGNAGRKVALIDPHRVHHDEFRAEKIGANQMQLFEKLGLDKMVMPLVTPFTDVDVFRLGQFFAREKKWEYAFSYGALINGLRDALPSQVPLTVGKVTEVLTGPDRQRLVLADGTVINARLLVVATGYSELVRRAIGVERIELSKAHSLSMGFDLAIAPRDCAFRAVTCYGKRASDRVAYLTVFPIGDRMRANMFVYRTVADQWTRDFRADPQKMLCELMPEISAQCGNFEVASPVEVRQVNLTTTQGHRRDGVVFIGDAFVTTCPTPGVGIGRVMIDVDQLHSVHIPRWLETPGMAADKISAFYDDPVKVASDEEGMRVSIYAKQITTETGLEWRVRRLRNNTARQLMILGRKVRQLAPRREPGMA
- a CDS encoding xylose isomerase domain-containing protein, which encodes MNIFGLHTFAIAPVWDLELIEPQMERLKGLGIGLLEIPLLRPEEIDTVRTRAFAERWNVELIPSLGLPASLDVVARPDEALAFLEPAFGVCEAVGSGGLGGVTYGTIGKTSGRAPTEQEIDGMCRFLVRAAKAAKAHGLKLGIEPCNRYETHLINRGIDATRIIERVGADNIFIHLDTYHMHIEEESFEAGFRAAAPYLGYVHVSEANRGVPGRGMLNWAACMKAIADIGYTGAITLESMNHVDVDIAGGLAVWRPVAENPDDVIGVGLPFLREAARKAGLQLG
- a CDS encoding LacI family transcriptional regulator; this encodes MAHRQDQQRRASIHDVASRAGVSAATVSKVMAGVTTVKPENAQRVLDAIEQLGYRVDPLASDMRRAKRRIIGAIMPEFESEFFGQMVTQLESLAEQRGYTLVAASSRESEARETEILARMHDWRVAGVVLAPVRNEHGPAAAFMKANGMTGVLIDRVLSDDAFDTVSADSAAASAEVAHALIGKGHRHILVVGLGEQAATVRARLDGFRTTALQLAPDVRIDVVLAETDVEPLRAQLRDYFDKGEGRNERPTAVYSLFLKGTLVALSEFRRRGWHCPNDISLVGFDDAEWMQVTWPAIAAVVQPVRQIAGHAMEALFARIEGEAGPPTARLEPCRVLMRESVGSPGNGPHSGSLQ